TCCTCGCGGAGCTGGTTGGCGAGCTCCACCAGGATGATGCCGTTGCCGACGATGACGCCCACCAGCAGCACCATGCCGATGAGTGCCGTGGCTCCCATCGCCACTCCCGTCACCACCAACCCCATCGTCCCGCCCACCAGCGCGAGCGGGATGGTGAAGAGGATGACGAGCGGATCCACGAGCGAGTCGTACTGCACCGCCATCACCGTGAGCACCAGGAAGACGGCGAGCGCGCCGAGCACGAACAACGAGCGCTGCAGCTCCCGGTTGCTCCGGGCGGCGTTGCTCTCCATGCGCGACACGCCTCGCGGCAGCTCCACCTCGGAGAGGATCCGCTCCACCTCCTCCAGCGCATCGCCGAGGCTCGCTCCCTCCGCGAGGTCTCCCGCGATGATGAACACCTGCCGCTGGTTGATGCGTTGGATCTCCGCCGGGGTGGTGCCCTCGGACACGCTCGCCACTTCGGAGAGCCGCACCGGCGCCTGGTTCGAGAAGACGAGCGGCAGTTGCTCGAGCTGGGAGCGGGTGCGCAGGGCCCCTCGCGCCAGTTTCACCCGCACGTCCACCAGGCGCTCACCCCGTTGGAGCTGCGTGGCGATGGTGCCCTCGAGCGCCGTCTGCACCGCCTCGCCGATGTCCCCGGAGGACAGCCCGAGCAGCCCCGCTCGCTCCGGATCCCGCCGCACCTGTACCTCGGGCTGCACGGGGTCCGCGTCCGGGCGGTAGCGCGCCAGCTTCGCCTTCGCGTCCAGCGCGGCCACCACCTGCTGTCCCGCGCGCTGCAATGCCTGGGTGTCATCGCCCTCGAGCATCACGTCCACCTCGGCCCGCACCGGCGAGTTGCTGGTGATGAGGCCGCGGATCTGCTCCGGCGCGAGCCTCAACCGGATGCCCACCAGGTTGAGCTTCGCCAGCTCCCGGTTGACGCGGGCGACGTAGGCCTGCACGTCCGTGCCTGGTTTCAGGGTGATGGTGCTCGAGGAGCGCAGCGCGTTCTCCGATGTGGCGTTGCCGAAGAGGAAGCCGCCCACCGTGGTGAAGACGTAGCGCGTCTCCGGCTGGCGCATCAGCAGCGCGTCCACCTGCTTCATCAGCCGTTGGTTGTCCGCGATCGGCAACCCCGGCGGGAGCTGGACGACGAGGCGCGCCTGGCCCGTGCCCACGCGCGGGAGGATCTCCGTGGAGAGGAAGGGAAGCAGCAGCGCCGCGAGCACCCCGAGCCCCGCGAACACCGCGGCGATCACCACCAGCCGGTGGGCCAGTGCCCGGGAGAGCAGCGCTCCATACCCGTGCGTGAGGCGCTCCACCCGGCCGGCGAACCAGCGCACCGGCTTCAGGCGGGACAGGCCGCTCGTCTTCCGGATGGCGAGCAGCCTCGCCGCCAGCGAGGGGATGATGGTGAGCGCGGTGACGAGCGATGCGCCCACCGTGAAGAGCACGGTGAGGATGAGCTCGTTGAAGAGCAGCGAGACGAAGCCGCCGATGAGCAGGAAGGGCACCACGGCCACCAGGTTGGTCGTGGTGGAGGCCACCAGGGCCGACTCCAGCTCGGTGGCGCGGGTCTGGGTGAGGGGGATGAGCTCGGGGAGGGGGAGGGTGTCCGCGCCTCCATTGCCCTCTTCGCGCCGGCGCCGCTCCTCCACGCCTCGCACGATGTTCTCCAGCACCACGATGCAGCTGTCCACCGCTCCGATGCCCACCGCCAGCCCGCCCAGGCTGAAGATGTTGAGCGAGGCGTCCGCGAGCGACAGCAGGCTCACCGCCATCAGCGTGCCGAGCGGGATGGACAGCACCACGATGAAGGTCTGCCGCAGCGAGCCGAGGAAGAGCAGCACCACGAGGCTCGCCAGCGCCGCGCCCGCCAGCCCCGAGACCGCCACGTCCTGGATGGAGCGCTTGATGAACTGGGACTCGTCCAGCGTCGCCGTGAGCACCGTGCCTTCCGGCAGCCTCCCCGTGCGCCGCAGCTCCTCCACTTGCGCCTTCACCCCGTCGACCACCTCGATGGTGTTGGCGTCCGGCTGCTTCTGCACGCTCACCTTCACCGCGGGCTGGCCGTTGAGCGTGACGAAGACGCGCTCGTCCTCCGTCCCGTCCACCACGGTGGCGAAGTCCCCCAGCAACACCTTGCGCCGCTGTGGCGCCACGGTGGGCTCCGACGCCTCGGTGCTGGCCTCCGGTGGCGGGCTGTCGACGAGGAAGGTGATGCGCTCGAGCTCGGCCGCGTCCCGGAAACGCCCCACCGTGCGCACGAGCGACTCGGCCCGTCTACCCTCCAGCCGCCCCGCGGAGATGTCCTGGTTCTCCGCCTCGAGCGCCTGAAGCACCTCCACGAGCCCCAGCCTGGAGACCTGCATCCGCTGCAGGTCCAACCGCACCTGGACCTCCTCGACCGCGCCACCGGACACGTCCACCGCCGCCACGCCGGGGACCACCGCCAGCTCGCGCGCCAGCTCCTCGTCCGCGAAGATGCGCAGCGCCCGGCCGGACAGGCCGGGGGAGGTGAGGGCGAACTCCACGACGGGGAGCTGCGATGGGTCCACCTTGAAGATTCGAGGCTGCTCCAGCGTGTCCGGCAGGTTGCCGCGAGCGCGGTTGACGGCCGCCGTGGCGTCGTTGAGCGCCTGGTCCACGTCGCCGCCCGGCTGGAAGTACAGGTTGATGCTGACCTGCCCCTCTCGCGTCTGCGAGTAGACCTGCACCACCCCCTCCGTCGCCGACAGGGCCTCCTCCAGCGGGCGGGTGATCTCCTCCACCGCCACCTCGGGCGCCACGCCGGGCGCGTCCACCCGCACGCTGACGCGCGGGTAGGTGATGGAGGGCAGCAGGTCCACCGGCAGGCGGAAGAGGAAGAAGAGCCCGAGCACCACCACCGTCGCCGCGAGCATCAGCGTGCCCACCGGACGCCGCACCGCCAGCGCGCTCAGACCTCCTCGTCG
This is a stretch of genomic DNA from Archangium violaceum. It encodes these proteins:
- a CDS encoding efflux RND transporter permease subunit, translating into MSERGRRGGLSALAVRRPVGTLMLAATVVVLGLFFLFRLPVDLLPSITYPRVSVRVDAPGVAPEVAVEEITRPLEEALSATEGVVQVYSQTREGQVSINLYFQPGGDVDQALNDATAAVNRARGNLPDTLEQPRIFKVDPSQLPVVEFALTSPGLSGRALRIFADEELARELAVVPGVAAVDVSGGAVEEVQVRLDLQRMQVSRLGLVEVLQALEAENQDISAGRLEGRRAESLVRTVGRFRDAAELERITFLVDSPPPEASTEASEPTVAPQRRKVLLGDFATVVDGTEDERVFVTLNGQPAVKVSVQKQPDANTIEVVDGVKAQVEELRRTGRLPEGTVLTATLDESQFIKRSIQDVAVSGLAGAALASLVVLLFLGSLRQTFIVVLSIPLGTLMAVSLLSLADASLNIFSLGGLAVGIGAVDSCIVVLENIVRGVEERRRREEGNGGADTLPLPELIPLTQTRATELESALVASTTTNLVAVVPFLLIGGFVSLLFNELILTVLFTVGASLVTALTIIPSLAARLLAIRKTSGLSRLKPVRWFAGRVERLTHGYGALLSRALAHRLVVIAAVFAGLGVLAALLLPFLSTEILPRVGTGQARLVVQLPPGLPIADNQRLMKQVDALLMRQPETRYVFTTVGGFLFGNATSENALRSSSTITLKPGTDVQAYVARVNRELAKLNLVGIRLRLAPEQIRGLITSNSPVRAEVDVMLEGDDTQALQRAGQQVVAALDAKAKLARYRPDADPVQPEVQVRRDPERAGLLGLSSGDIGEAVQTALEGTIATQLQRGERLVDVRVKLARGALRTRSQLEQLPLVFSNQAPVRLSEVASVSEGTTPAEIQRINQRQVFIIAGDLAEGASLGDALEEVERILSEVELPRGVSRMESNAARSNRELQRSLFVLGALAVFLVLTVMAVQYDSLVDPLVILFTIPLALVGGTMGLVVTGVAMGATALIGMVLLVGVIVGNGIILVELANQLREESPGLSRLEAMQRAAPMRLRPILITTLLATLGLVPIALGFGEGTELLRPLALVTLSGLSVGTLLTLFVVPCLYVSLHALVAWRPGHRQKHDGPSRVQRKGPREV